One window of the Periophthalmus magnuspinnatus isolate fPerMag1 chromosome 17, fPerMag1.2.pri, whole genome shotgun sequence genome contains the following:
- the mylk4a gene encoding myosin light chain kinase 2, skeletal/cardiac muscle isoform X1 produces MSSMGINQSELKDGHLSFDLIQNRIESLSTKMDTLIDIQEKVLNRLDSMESSEKPEEENGSAPKTVEQLMGREVRDICQELSTIVSVVNQRSEQQAQKLEGMEKLVLNMQQVISFIGETVKSSRVMQLMLKGPAARKGTKAKDSKAKVLKKKPSTEAVTKKTDAKKPPSVKSTKATEDLSKSDASGTQASHKTKLHGPKHFLATRKCGLFLKDHKNKEGAEKPSLTPKSPKGQKKTKPPETDISLKKQALLLEEVQKLNRENSEKSTQPVTESPAPATDDVTSVVYYLPHDSERKTEPEPEERKEERKEERPEEKQEEAVREKEKEEKEEKEEEAVSKDQETSQVCAEEQPSTSSTDDTTLPQPKEPDGDQKMSTDEPATAAEDEEPETHEHNMASEGWAVFKAEGVEITLDLKKRVEEERSCTSHHEAECVEDEHAERFFIDTTPPPAAPFNHRIVSAKPNKISNFYTISWQEVLGGGRFGQVHKCVENSSGLTLAAKVIKARNGKEKEVVKNEIQVMNNLDHANLIQLYAAYESRNDIILVLEYVGGGELFDRIIDENYKLKELDAVVFIRQICEGLQHMHKMYVLHLDLKPENILCVSRVTNKVKIIDFGLARIYKPREKLQVNFGTPEFLAPEVINYDFVSFNTDMWSLGVITYMLLSGLCPFLGDTDNETLNNILACQWSFEEQEFSDTSPQAKDFISRLLIVNKSWRMSAAESLRHPWLSDPVLHHELHTKKTLCKSRRSSCVPDSNT; encoded by the exons ATGAGTTCAATGGGAATTAACCAGAGTGAGCTAAAAGATGGCCACCTCAGCTTCGACCTCATCCAGAACCGCATCGAGTCTTTGAGCACCAAGATGGACACGCTCATCGACATCCAGGAGAAGGTTCTGAACCGTCTCGACAGCATGGAGAGCTCGGAGAAGCCGGAGGAGGAAAACGGCTCCGCGCCCAAAACGGTGGAGCAGCTGATGGGGCGGGAGGTGAGGGACATCTGCCAGGAGTTGAGCACCATCGTGTCCGTGGTGAACCAGCGCTCGGAGCAGCAGGCGCAGAAGCTGGAGGGCATGGAGAAGCTGGTGCTCAACATGCAGCAGGTTATCAGCTTCATCGGGGAAACGGTCAAGAGCTCCAGGGTCATGCAGCTGATGCTCAAAGGCCCGGCCGCTCGCAAAGGAACCAAAGCCAAGGACAGTAAAGCCAAGGTGCTCAAGAAGAAACCCTCCACGGAAGCTGTGACGAAGAAGACGGACGCCAAG AAACCTCCGTCTGTTAAATCCACTAAAGCGACTGaggacttaagtaaaagtgacGCCAGCGGAACGCAGGCCTCACACAAGACAAAGCTCCACGGACCAAAGCATTTCCTGGCCACGCGCAAATGTGGACTATTT CTAAAAgatcacaaaaacaaagaagGCGCAGAAAAACCATCTCTGACACCCAAAAGCCCCAAAGGACAGAAGAAAACCAAGCCCCCGGAAACAG ATATTTCCTTAAAGAAGCAGGCTCTGTTGTTAGAGGAGGTGCAGAAACTGAACCGAGAGAACAGTGAAAAGAGCACACAGCCCGTCACTGAAAGTCCTGCCCCGGCAACAGACGATGTCACCAGCGTGGTCTACTACCTGCCCCATGACTCTGAACGCAAGACGGAGCCAGAGccggaagagaggaaagaggagaggaaagaggagagaccagaggaaaagcaggaggaggctgtgagggaaaaagagaaggaggagaaggaggagaaggaggaggaggcagtgtCTAAGGACCAGGAGACAAGCCAAGTCTGCGCTGAAGAACAACCATCCACCAG CTCCACAGATGACACGACTTTACCACAGCCCAAAGAACCAGACGGGGACCAGAAGATGAGCACAGACGAGCCGGCGACGGCGGCAGAGGACGAAGAGCCAGAGACACACGAGCACAACATGGCGTCTGAGGGCTGGGCCGTGTTTAAGGCGGAGGGGGTGGAGATCACTCTGGACCTGAAgaagagggtggaggaggagaggagctgcACCAGCCATCATGAAGCAGAGTGTGTGGAGGACGAGCACGCCGAGAGATTCTTCATCG ACACCACCCCTCCTCCAGCCGCTCCCTTCAACCATCGCATCGTCTCGGCCAAACCCAACAAGATCAGCAACTTCTACACCATCAGCTGGCAGGAAGTGCTGGGCGG GGGTCGTTTTGGTCAAGTGCACAAATGCGTCGAAAACTCCTCCGGCCTCACTCTGGCGGCGAAGGTCATCAAAGCTCGGAACGGGAAAGAAAAG GAGGTGGTGAAGAATGAAATCCAGGTCATGAATAATCTGGACCATGCCAACCTCATCCAGCTCTATGCAGCTTATGAGTCCAGGAATGACATCATCCTAGTACTTGAATA CGTCGGAGGAGGAGAGCTGTTCGACCGGATCATCGACGAGAACTACAAACTGAAGGAGCTGGACGCGGTGGTGTTCATCAGGCAGATCTGTGAGGGTCTGCAGCACATGCACAAGATGTACGTCCTGCACCTGGACCTGAAG CCGGAGAACATCCTGTGCGTCAGCAGAGTCACAAACAAAGTGAAAATCATCGACTTTGGGCTGGCGAGGAT ATACAAACCAAGAGAGAAGCTTCAAGTGAACTTTGGGACCCCGGAGTTTCTGGCTCCAGAAGTGATCAACTATGACTTTGTGTCGTTCAACACCGACATGTGGAGTCTGGGCGTCATCACCTACATGCT TCTCAGCGGCCTCTGTCCCTTCCTCGGAGACACAGATAATGAGACTCTGAACAACATTCTGGCCTGTCAGTGGAGCTTCGAGGAGCAGGAGTTTTCTGACACGTCACCCCAAGCCAAAGACTTCATCTCCAGACTGCTCATCGTCAACAAGAG ctgGAGGATGTCGGCAGCTGAATCTCTGAGACACCCCTGGTTGTCCGACCCAGTGCTGCACCATGAACTTCACACAAAG AAAACATTGTGCAAATCGCGGCGGTCGTCTTGTGTGCCAGACTCAAATACCTGA
- the mylk4a gene encoding myosin light chain kinase family member 4 isoform X2, whose amino-acid sequence MSSMGINQSELKDGHLSFDLIQNRIESLSTKMDTLIDIQEKVLNRLDSMESSEKPEEENGSAPKTVEQLMGREVRDICQELSTIVSVVNQRSEQQAQKLEGMEKLVLNMQQVISFIGETVKSSRVMQLMLKGPAARKGTKAKDSKAKVLKKKPSTEAVTKKTDAKLKDHKNKEGAEKPSLTPKSPKGQKKTKPPETDISLKKQALLLEEVQKLNRENSEKSTQPVTESPAPATDDVTSVVYYLPHDSERKTEPEPEERKEERKEERPEEKQEEAVREKEKEEKEEKEEEAVSKDQETSQVCAEEQPSTSSTDDTTLPQPKEPDGDQKMSTDEPATAAEDEEPETHEHNMASEGWAVFKAEGVEITLDLKKRVEEERSCTSHHEAECVEDEHAERFFIDTTPPPAAPFNHRIVSAKPNKISNFYTISWQEVLGGGRFGQVHKCVENSSGLTLAAKVIKARNGKEKEVVKNEIQVMNNLDHANLIQLYAAYESRNDIILVLEYVGGGELFDRIIDENYKLKELDAVVFIRQICEGLQHMHKMYVLHLDLKPENILCVSRVTNKVKIIDFGLARIYKPREKLQVNFGTPEFLAPEVINYDFVSFNTDMWSLGVITYMLLSGLCPFLGDTDNETLNNILACQWSFEEQEFSDTSPQAKDFISRLLIVNKSWRMSAAESLRHPWLSDPVLHHELHTKKTLCKSRRSSCVPDSNT is encoded by the exons ATGAGTTCAATGGGAATTAACCAGAGTGAGCTAAAAGATGGCCACCTCAGCTTCGACCTCATCCAGAACCGCATCGAGTCTTTGAGCACCAAGATGGACACGCTCATCGACATCCAGGAGAAGGTTCTGAACCGTCTCGACAGCATGGAGAGCTCGGAGAAGCCGGAGGAGGAAAACGGCTCCGCGCCCAAAACGGTGGAGCAGCTGATGGGGCGGGAGGTGAGGGACATCTGCCAGGAGTTGAGCACCATCGTGTCCGTGGTGAACCAGCGCTCGGAGCAGCAGGCGCAGAAGCTGGAGGGCATGGAGAAGCTGGTGCTCAACATGCAGCAGGTTATCAGCTTCATCGGGGAAACGGTCAAGAGCTCCAGGGTCATGCAGCTGATGCTCAAAGGCCCGGCCGCTCGCAAAGGAACCAAAGCCAAGGACAGTAAAGCCAAGGTGCTCAAGAAGAAACCCTCCACGGAAGCTGTGACGAAGAAGACGGACGCCAAG CTAAAAgatcacaaaaacaaagaagGCGCAGAAAAACCATCTCTGACACCCAAAAGCCCCAAAGGACAGAAGAAAACCAAGCCCCCGGAAACAG ATATTTCCTTAAAGAAGCAGGCTCTGTTGTTAGAGGAGGTGCAGAAACTGAACCGAGAGAACAGTGAAAAGAGCACACAGCCCGTCACTGAAAGTCCTGCCCCGGCAACAGACGATGTCACCAGCGTGGTCTACTACCTGCCCCATGACTCTGAACGCAAGACGGAGCCAGAGccggaagagaggaaagaggagaggaaagaggagagaccagaggaaaagcaggaggaggctgtgagggaaaaagagaaggaggagaaggaggagaaggaggaggaggcagtgtCTAAGGACCAGGAGACAAGCCAAGTCTGCGCTGAAGAACAACCATCCACCAG CTCCACAGATGACACGACTTTACCACAGCCCAAAGAACCAGACGGGGACCAGAAGATGAGCACAGACGAGCCGGCGACGGCGGCAGAGGACGAAGAGCCAGAGACACACGAGCACAACATGGCGTCTGAGGGCTGGGCCGTGTTTAAGGCGGAGGGGGTGGAGATCACTCTGGACCTGAAgaagagggtggaggaggagaggagctgcACCAGCCATCATGAAGCAGAGTGTGTGGAGGACGAGCACGCCGAGAGATTCTTCATCG ACACCACCCCTCCTCCAGCCGCTCCCTTCAACCATCGCATCGTCTCGGCCAAACCCAACAAGATCAGCAACTTCTACACCATCAGCTGGCAGGAAGTGCTGGGCGG GGGTCGTTTTGGTCAAGTGCACAAATGCGTCGAAAACTCCTCCGGCCTCACTCTGGCGGCGAAGGTCATCAAAGCTCGGAACGGGAAAGAAAAG GAGGTGGTGAAGAATGAAATCCAGGTCATGAATAATCTGGACCATGCCAACCTCATCCAGCTCTATGCAGCTTATGAGTCCAGGAATGACATCATCCTAGTACTTGAATA CGTCGGAGGAGGAGAGCTGTTCGACCGGATCATCGACGAGAACTACAAACTGAAGGAGCTGGACGCGGTGGTGTTCATCAGGCAGATCTGTGAGGGTCTGCAGCACATGCACAAGATGTACGTCCTGCACCTGGACCTGAAG CCGGAGAACATCCTGTGCGTCAGCAGAGTCACAAACAAAGTGAAAATCATCGACTTTGGGCTGGCGAGGAT ATACAAACCAAGAGAGAAGCTTCAAGTGAACTTTGGGACCCCGGAGTTTCTGGCTCCAGAAGTGATCAACTATGACTTTGTGTCGTTCAACACCGACATGTGGAGTCTGGGCGTCATCACCTACATGCT TCTCAGCGGCCTCTGTCCCTTCCTCGGAGACACAGATAATGAGACTCTGAACAACATTCTGGCCTGTCAGTGGAGCTTCGAGGAGCAGGAGTTTTCTGACACGTCACCCCAAGCCAAAGACTTCATCTCCAGACTGCTCATCGTCAACAAGAG ctgGAGGATGTCGGCAGCTGAATCTCTGAGACACCCCTGGTTGTCCGACCCAGTGCTGCACCATGAACTTCACACAAAG AAAACATTGTGCAAATCGCGGCGGTCGTCTTGTGTGCCAGACTCAAATACCTGA